In Fluviispira sanaruensis, a genomic segment contains:
- a CDS encoding sterol desaturase family protein: protein MEKFLIYTIPIYLFSIIFELLYARKRLPNTYILSDTVASLSMGIGFLIVSGICNIFVFKIFYFLNQNSLFKIPYALSAILYEQKINWWIFLLLIFADDFCYYWYHRLSHICRFFWCAHETHHSSQYYNFGTALRQPWLGSPITWVFWAPLAIIGFRVEDILLQVSLNLFYQFWLHTRLTKSLGYFGVIFNTPSHHRVHHGSDILYLDKNYAGIFIIWDKIFKTFKAEENEPKYGVLHNINSFNPFIIGLHMVKELYQDIKNADKYSDKIKYLIKAPGWSHSGNGKTSLDLQKEYYTNQKKEKYNY from the coding sequence ATGGAAAAATTTTTAATATATACGATTCCTATTTATCTTTTTTCAATCATTTTTGAATTGCTCTATGCACGTAAAAGGTTACCAAATACATATATATTGAGCGACACTGTTGCAAGTTTATCGATGGGAATTGGATTCCTTATCGTATCTGGAATTTGCAATATTTTTGTCTTTAAGATTTTTTACTTTCTCAATCAAAATAGCTTATTCAAAATTCCATATGCTCTTTCTGCTATTTTATATGAGCAAAAAATAAATTGGTGGATATTTTTGCTTCTTATCTTTGCAGATGATTTTTGCTATTATTGGTATCATAGGCTCAGTCACATTTGTCGATTTTTTTGGTGTGCACATGAAACACACCATTCCTCGCAATATTATAATTTTGGAACAGCTCTGCGCCAACCTTGGTTAGGATCACCTATAACTTGGGTGTTTTGGGCTCCATTAGCGATTATTGGTTTTCGGGTTGAAGATATTTTATTACAGGTGTCGTTGAATTTATTTTATCAATTTTGGCTTCACACACGTTTGACAAAATCTCTGGGATATTTTGGGGTTATTTTTAATACCCCAAGCCATCATAGAGTACATCACGGCTCTGATATTCTCTATCTGGATAAAAACTATGCAGGAATTTTTATTATCTGGGATAAAATCTTTAAGACTTTTAAAGCGGAGGAAAACGAACCAAAATATGGGGTTCTACATAATATAAATTCCTTCAATCCTTTTATAATCGGTCTGCATATGGTGAAGGAATTGTATCAAGATATAAAAAATGCAGATAAATATTCAGACAAAATTAAATATCTTATTAAAGCACCTGGATGGAGTCATAGCGGAAATGGCAAAACTTCTCTTGACCTACAAAAGGAATATTATACGAATCAGAAAAAAGAAAAATATAATTACTAG
- a CDS encoding deaminase domain-containing protein, with amino-acid sequence MKIKLINILIIFNILFINNSYATNNQCVSQEKIPIKNKVISVGNEQSKMFLIVNKDKNISTISPGNTQKIYEVKNELYTYITNTNNTYFHFISEEIQKVNSDINSMNNSFFTLKSDGQGAFHLSSGEIREQDVISILATEALTKIKNRKTILIDYISSDKQAMIKYLLNFNKLYENIKLSSEKLALDILPKVEEKVIDINTVNGYSQFEQFKDALKEIRQTINDPTKTIMVVKNDNPDEAIMQKAVEARKKLLQGLNESVTDKKQNSRDHNAKKTISYAKLTLNNAINNKIHLYSVSGENFKFVPDEDEPSKIFVNLKKNNHNFPYITPAENPLTNMQRILKATQAIKNGGNQDLSTTRYSDSEAKILEAIVDNTKDTAKETQGDLEIYTSKPACLSCRNVYNYFKEIRPKINVKILTLTEDDHKNLYKSY; translated from the coding sequence ATGAAAATTAAATTAATAAATATTTTAATAATATTTAACATACTTTTTATTAATAATAGCTATGCAACAAATAATCAATGTGTCTCTCAAGAAAAAATACCAATTAAAAATAAAGTCATTTCAGTTGGCAATGAACAGAGTAAAATGTTTCTAATAGTTAACAAAGACAAGAATATAAGTACAATTTCCCCTGGAAATACACAGAAGATTTATGAAGTAAAAAACGAATTATACACTTATATTACCAATACAAACAACACTTATTTTCATTTTATTTCTGAAGAAATTCAGAAAGTAAACTCAGACATCAATAGTATGAATAATAGTTTTTTTACTTTAAAATCCGATGGTCAAGGTGCTTTTCATTTATCTTCAGGAGAAATTAGAGAGCAAGATGTTATTAGTATATTAGCAACTGAAGCACTCACTAAAATTAAAAATAGAAAAACAATTCTCATTGACTATATAAGCTCAGACAAGCAAGCTATGATTAAATATTTACTCAATTTTAACAAACTCTATGAAAATATTAAGCTCAGTTCCGAAAAATTAGCCCTTGATATCCTTCCTAAAGTTGAAGAAAAAGTAATTGATATAAATACAGTGAATGGCTATAGTCAATTCGAACAATTTAAAGATGCGTTAAAAGAAATCAGACAGACTATAAACGATCCAACAAAAACAATTATGGTTGTTAAAAATGATAACCCTGATGAAGCAATTATGCAAAAAGCAGTTGAAGCACGTAAAAAACTTTTGCAAGGACTCAACGAAAGCGTGACTGATAAAAAACAGAACAGTCGCGATCACAATGCTAAAAAAACTATTTCCTATGCTAAATTAACTCTAAACAATGCAATCAATAATAAAATTCATCTTTATTCTGTGAGCGGTGAAAATTTTAAATTTGTTCCTGATGAAGACGAACCATCTAAAATCTTCGTCAATCTAAAGAAAAATAATCATAACTTTCCTTATATCACTCCAGCTGAAAACCCCTTGACCAATATGCAAAGGATTCTCAAAGCAACTCAAGCAATCAAAAATGGTGGAAACCAAGATTTAAGCACAACTCGTTATTCTGATTCAGAAGCGAAAATATTGGAAGCTATTGTCGATAATACAAAAGATACTGCTAAAGAGACGCAAGGTGATTTAGAAATTTATACTTCTAAACCAGCCTGTCTTTCCTGCCGTAACGTTTATAATTATTTCAAGGAAATCAGACCTAAAATCAATGTTAAAATTTTAACTCTCACCGAAGATGATCATAAGAATTTATATAAATCTTATTGA
- a CDS encoding TcdA/TcdB pore-forming domain-containing protein, protein MLGESAASASLNTLSVPLTGLAIGFNAFASAAAVSQEDSIHLANYFYSYEQELSKYKVTAASNESDFHKDIFAMPVVPLAYKNWIYNNNKFQSANYTNAMIKEVDLSKRDQIKLQFGDHYVYQTSRYEDLDGLSHTYISSFGPNPRAILDNHHLIPIKNLLHFTLGDEDFVILDKISTSKPIILPIVPTTDISYNFGYTPGILSRHDAELSSVLKMQKYGNFLFEYMTGIFTEFSIRELFFDYKSTEITIKLGENNRFLFTPVVPDNWKNLITYNIYGNKGHYFLKTAEAVNYKIHTNSANEKWIIDMGSIKSNIKIENNSIKFGNNCIQFPSEIKAKEILLLHANGAISSVQLDTEKQNYISYDFSKLNLSKNDFIIMLQSQSVANNQAHGYIEVEKYPVDSTYSSKSWYDIEHNTIISPLLLSKKSTQIDLFLVGRVGDYIYYYDQKNSDIYFQEKNKRETYLLESNVKNIQLFPDHIIVEKLDKYIISFFDPRKKTLLEVISNKISKNEIHKIAKENGYNIGNEVLLFNHTKKFIGWYLSNIDIMVDVDKINNHIKG, encoded by the coding sequence TTGCTTGGAGAGTCAGCGGCTTCTGCTTCACTCAACACACTTTCTGTTCCTTTGACCGGTCTTGCGATTGGCTTCAACGCATTTGCGAGTGCTGCAGCTGTGAGTCAGGAAGATTCAATTCACCTCGCAAATTACTTTTATTCATATGAACAAGAATTAAGCAAATATAAAGTAACAGCTGCTTCCAATGAAAGTGATTTTCATAAAGATATTTTTGCTATGCCAGTCGTACCACTTGCTTATAAAAACTGGATTTATAACAATAATAAATTCCAATCGGCAAATTATACAAATGCAATGATAAAAGAAGTTGATCTCAGCAAAAGAGATCAGATTAAGCTCCAATTTGGCGATCACTATGTTTATCAAACAAGTCGTTACGAAGATCTAGATGGCTTAAGCCACACATATATTTCTTCGTTTGGTCCTAACCCAAGAGCCATTTTGGACAATCATCATTTAATTCCGATAAAAAACTTATTGCATTTTACACTCGGAGATGAAGACTTTGTTATCTTAGATAAAATTAGTACATCTAAACCAATTATCTTACCAATAGTTCCAACTACAGATATCAGTTATAACTTTGGTTACACACCGGGGATTTTATCGCGGCATGATGCAGAGCTTTCCAGTGTTTTAAAAATGCAAAAATATGGAAATTTTCTCTTTGAATATATGACAGGAATTTTTACCGAGTTTTCTATTAGAGAATTATTTTTTGATTATAAAAGTACAGAAATAACAATAAAACTTGGAGAAAATAATAGATTTTTATTCACACCAGTTGTACCAGATAACTGGAAAAATCTTATCACATATAACATCTATGGAAATAAAGGACATTATTTTCTAAAAACAGCGGAAGCAGTTAATTACAAGATCCATACAAATAGTGCAAATGAAAAATGGATAATTGATATGGGTTCTATTAAAAGCAACATAAAAATTGAAAATAATAGTATAAAGTTCGGCAATAACTGTATTCAATTTCCATCAGAGATCAAAGCAAAAGAGATTTTATTGCTGCATGCAAATGGCGCGATAAGCTCAGTTCAACTTGATACAGAAAAGCAAAATTACATTTCATATGATTTTAGCAAACTTAATTTGTCCAAAAATGACTTTATAATTATGCTGCAAAGTCAAAGTGTAGCAAACAATCAAGCTCATGGTTATATAGAAGTCGAAAAATATCCAGTAGATTCCACATATAGCTCTAAATCTTGGTATGATATTGAGCATAATACAATTATTTCACCTCTTTTATTAAGCAAAAAATCCACACAAATTGATCTTTTTTTAGTCGGACGAGTCGGTGATTATATTTACTACTATGACCAAAAAAATTCAGATATTTACTTTCAAGAAAAAAATAAAAGAGAAACATATTTGCTAGAAAGTAATGTTAAAAATATTCAGCTATTCCCTGATCATATTATTGTTGAAAAACTTGATAAATATATTATTTCATTTTTTGATCCTAGAAAAAAAACTCTACTTGAAGTTATTTCAAATAAAATTTCCAAAAATGAGATTCATAAAATAGCCAAAGAAAATGGTTACAATATAGGAAATGAAGTACTGCTTTTTAACCACACAAAAAAATTCATAGGCTGGTATTTATCTAATATCGATATCATGGTTGACGTTGATAAAATCAATAATCATATAAAAGGATAA